A portion of the Prosthecobacter fusiformis genome contains these proteins:
- a CDS encoding LacI family DNA-binding transcriptional regulator — MSRPNLQTIADQLGISKMTVSRALRGERHVEDTLRTRILETAAALGYRPDPEISKLMTHMRQKRRTHAPRTLAFVWAERKVSEISLSPWSQQLIQGARQRADQLGFQLDEFYLSAKGMTGRRLSDILEARGIPGFILSPLISRSRGHVSMRWEKFSSVVIGLGYARPALHRVHHHHYLGMMTAMRQLKKLGYKRIGYYGGSIVNERMFGAWSASFLAHHPLPLKQAAELLGLRRELTREDFHRWLARARPDAIIRNGQNAGDWLEEINIPQDLGLVTLDWQMESPDITGVDQQAEVLGAAAVDLLVAQEQQNERGIPAHPKIVMTAGEWQPGKTVRNVREV; from the coding sequence GTGAGCCGTCCCAACCTCCAGACCATCGCCGATCAGTTGGGTATCTCCAAGATGACCGTCTCCCGGGCTCTGCGCGGGGAGCGCCATGTGGAGGATACCCTGCGGACCCGTATTCTGGAAACCGCTGCTGCGCTCGGCTATCGGCCAGATCCGGAGATCTCCAAGCTGATGACTCACATGCGGCAGAAGCGCAGGACGCACGCACCGCGCACGCTGGCCTTTGTCTGGGCCGAAAGAAAAGTCTCAGAGATCTCCCTCTCCCCCTGGTCGCAGCAGCTCATCCAGGGTGCCCGGCAGCGGGCCGACCAGCTCGGCTTTCAACTGGATGAATTTTACCTCTCCGCCAAAGGCATGACCGGACGTCGGCTTTCGGACATCCTGGAGGCGCGCGGCATCCCCGGCTTCATCCTTTCCCCGCTCATCTCCCGCAGCCGCGGCCACGTCTCCATGCGCTGGGAAAAATTCAGCAGCGTCGTCATCGGCCTCGGTTATGCACGGCCCGCTTTGCACCGCGTGCATCATCATCACTACCTGGGCATGATGACCGCCATGCGGCAGTTGAAAAAACTGGGCTATAAACGCATCGGTTATTATGGAGGCAGCATCGTCAATGAACGCATGTTTGGAGCCTGGTCAGCCAGCTTCCTGGCGCATCATCCGCTGCCCTTAAAACAGGCGGCTGAGTTGCTGGGCCTGCGCCGGGAACTGACGCGTGAAGATTTCCATCGTTGGTTAGCCCGCGCCCGGCCAGATGCCATCATCCGCAATGGCCAAAATGCGGGCGACTGGCTGGAGGAAATAAACATCCCGCAGGACCTGGGCCTCGTCACCCTGGACTGGCAGATGGAAAGCCCGGACATCACGGGGGTGGATCAGCAGGCTGAGGTGCTCGGCGCAGCCGCCGTGGATTTGCTCGTCGCCCAGGAGCAGCAAAACGAGCGCGGCATTCCCGCCCATCCCAAGATCGTCATGACCGCAGGCGAATGGCAGCCCGGAAAAACCGTGCGCAATGTGCGCGAAGTTTGA
- the lspA gene encoding signal peptidase II — MIRLLLFLSVPLYILDQWSKLWIVKHFELHVTEQEVIPGIFWLHHTANTGVAFGMFNGTEYANYAFGAISLTALTILTVMYRKGLFPGILSRLSVALLVAGIFGNLTDRLLHGYVVDFLRFDFGFRPFNPWPSFNVADSCVVVAAILLAIASFTEATPAKDKKA, encoded by the coding sequence ATGATCCGCCTCCTGCTTTTCCTTTCCGTCCCTTTATACATCCTCGACCAGTGGTCGAAACTTTGGATTGTGAAACACTTTGAGCTGCATGTGACGGAGCAGGAGGTCATTCCAGGAATTTTCTGGCTGCATCACACGGCGAATACGGGCGTGGCCTTTGGCATGTTCAATGGGACCGAATACGCCAATTACGCCTTTGGGGCTATTTCGCTGACTGCGCTGACAATCCTGACGGTGATGTATCGGAAAGGCCTTTTCCCTGGGATTTTGAGCCGCCTCTCGGTGGCGCTGCTCGTCGCTGGGATTTTTGGAAACCTGACGGACCGGCTGCTGCATGGTTACGTGGTGGACTTTTTGAGGTTTGATTTCGGCTTCCGGCCTTTCAATCCGTGGCCATCATTCAATGTCGCAGATTCCTGTGTGGTCGTCGCTGCGATCCTTTTAGCCATTGCTTCGTTTACAGAAGCCACTCCAGCGAAAGACAAAAAAGCCTAG
- the secA gene encoding preprotein translocase subunit SecA, with protein MFDWIIKKIIGTKNQRTVKRLQPVVVEINRFEAQYQNETDDALRERVANWKAQFRAFHTPHFLGGVGLRIADEATVEACLRHIEEYFKALKPHFPSLDGSYLAESSWNGAAIADKKARIDKARDAWNEIQPKFAAIISKMLNEILPQVYAVVKCAARRLVGQEHIVCDNPLKWNMVHFDVQLIGGIALHKGMIAEMATGEGKTLVGTLPVTLNALTGRGVHVITVNDYLARRDSEWMGYLFKFLGLTVGCIQNDQPSHLRREQYQADITYGTNSEFGFDYLRDNGMASSKEQQVQRGHYFAIVDEVDSVLIDEARTPLIISGPVAGAESTHQYERYKPLVEQLVRRQNTLCNSLVSEAKEDAKKGEFDVAGRKLYQCRLGQPKNRALMRCMEDHELRRALEKAELKMYEDTQKKDLFALKEGLYFSIEEKSHDADLSEMGRTFLSPDEPDAFVLPDLATLYSEIDGDGLLTDAQKLQKKNELQDRLSHQGQRIHQISQLLRAYCLYEKDVEYVVEENKVVIVDEQTGRKMSGRRWSDGLHQAVEAKEGVQIDAETQTLATITIQNYFRLYEKLGGMTGTAETDASEFHDIYGLDVLTIPTNRVVKRLDHNDSIFKTRREKYSAVIDMIRERHAKGQPMLVGTASVEASETVSRMLKLQKIPHSVLNAKYHRQEAEIVARAGQKGSVTISTNMAGRGTDIKLGEGVGDLGGLLVLATERHESRRVDRQLRGRCARQGDPGESKFFLSFEDDLMRNFGAADRMTKIMERFGMAEGEELQHPWLNRSVETAQKRVEQRNYGWRKRVLEYDDVMNQQREVVYEWRNDVLESNDPRLLINESVEKGLKERLEEFLPKEKGSDMEPDYENLVQWINATVPIGLREFDDEFKALDFDAQAEWLKEKIFAAYDIKVSGANPQALQEIEKMILLNAIDRLWQEHLYALDALKEGISLRSYGQKDPLIEFKQEAFTIFSELMRNINGEVVNNLFRSTQQLAAFEQFLAQIAMMQQGGGGLPGAQANVPPLQEAAEAPKPKPHNPSSDGPKLILPSAMAQKKPLANVGRNDACPCGSGKKFKNCCGRTA; from the coding sequence ATGTTTGACTGGATCATTAAAAAAATCATCGGCACCAAGAACCAGCGCACTGTGAAGCGCCTGCAACCGGTCGTCGTGGAGATCAATCGCTTCGAAGCGCAGTATCAAAATGAAACAGACGATGCCCTGCGTGAGCGGGTGGCGAATTGGAAAGCCCAGTTCCGTGCTTTTCATACCCCTCACTTTCTAGGGGGCGTGGGTCTGCGCATCGCCGATGAAGCCACCGTGGAGGCCTGCCTGCGACATATTGAAGAATACTTCAAGGCACTGAAGCCCCATTTCCCATCCTTGGATGGCAGCTATCTGGCGGAGAGTTCCTGGAATGGTGCGGCCATTGCAGATAAGAAGGCGCGGATCGACAAGGCGCGCGATGCCTGGAATGAGATCCAGCCTAAATTTGCCGCCATCATCTCGAAGATGCTTAACGAGATCCTGCCGCAGGTGTATGCCGTGGTGAAATGCGCCGCGCGCCGCCTCGTCGGCCAGGAGCACATCGTTTGTGACAATCCGCTGAAGTGGAACATGGTGCACTTCGATGTGCAGCTCATCGGCGGTATTGCCCTGCACAAGGGCATGATCGCTGAAATGGCGACGGGTGAGGGCAAGACGCTCGTCGGTACGCTGCCGGTGACGCTGAATGCGCTGACCGGGCGTGGCGTGCACGTCATCACGGTGAATGATTACCTAGCCCGTCGTGACTCCGAATGGATGGGCTATCTGTTCAAGTTCCTTGGCCTAACCGTGGGTTGTATTCAAAACGACCAGCCCAGCCATCTGCGCCGTGAGCAGTATCAGGCGGACATCACTTACGGGACCAACAGTGAATTCGGTTTTGATTACCTGCGTGATAACGGCATGGCCTCCAGCAAGGAGCAGCAGGTGCAGCGCGGCCATTATTTCGCCATCGTGGATGAGGTGGACTCCGTGCTCATTGATGAAGCGCGCACGCCTCTCATCATCAGCGGTCCGGTGGCCGGTGCGGAAAGTACGCACCAGTATGAGCGGTACAAGCCCCTGGTTGAACAGTTGGTTAGGCGTCAAAACACCCTTTGCAACAGCCTTGTTTCTGAAGCCAAGGAAGATGCCAAGAAGGGCGAATTCGACGTGGCCGGGCGCAAGCTTTACCAATGCCGTCTGGGCCAGCCCAAGAACCGCGCCTTGATGCGCTGCATGGAAGATCACGAGCTGCGCCGCGCCCTGGAAAAGGCCGAGCTGAAGATGTATGAGGACACGCAGAAGAAGGATCTCTTCGCCCTCAAAGAAGGCCTGTATTTCTCCATCGAAGAGAAGAGCCACGATGCTGACCTGAGCGAAATGGGCCGTACTTTCCTGAGCCCGGATGAGCCGGATGCCTTCGTGCTGCCAGACCTGGCCACGCTGTATTCTGAAATCGACGGTGACGGCCTGCTGACGGATGCGCAGAAGCTGCAAAAGAAAAACGAGCTGCAGGACCGCCTGTCCCACCAGGGGCAGCGCATCCACCAGATCAGCCAGCTCCTGCGTGCCTACTGCCTTTATGAGAAGGACGTGGAATACGTCGTGGAGGAAAACAAAGTCGTCATCGTGGATGAGCAGACCGGCCGTAAAATGTCCGGCCGCCGCTGGAGCGACGGTCTTCATCAGGCGGTGGAAGCCAAGGAAGGTGTGCAGATCGATGCTGAAACGCAGACCCTGGCCACCATCACCATCCAGAACTATTTCCGCCTTTATGAAAAGCTGGGCGGCATGACCGGTACGGCTGAAACGGATGCCTCCGAATTCCATGACATCTATGGCCTGGACGTGCTGACCATCCCGACTAACCGCGTTGTGAAGCGCCTGGACCATAACGACAGCATTTTCAAAACCCGTCGCGAAAAGTACAGTGCCGTGATCGACATGATCCGTGAGCGCCACGCCAAGGGCCAGCCGATGCTCGTCGGTACGGCCAGCGTGGAAGCTTCGGAAACCGTCAGCCGCATGCTGAAACTGCAAAAGATCCCTCACTCAGTGCTGAATGCCAAGTATCACCGGCAGGAGGCCGAGATCGTGGCGCGTGCCGGTCAGAAAGGTTCTGTGACCATCTCCACCAACATGGCTGGACGTGGTACGGACATCAAGCTGGGCGAGGGTGTGGGTGACCTGGGCGGCCTGCTGGTGCTGGCCACTGAGCGTCATGAATCCCGCCGTGTGGACCGTCAGCTTCGTGGCCGTTGCGCCCGTCAGGGAGATCCAGGTGAGAGCAAATTCTTCCTCAGCTTTGAGGATGACCTGATGCGTAACTTCGGCGCTGCGGACCGCATGACGAAGATCATGGAACGCTTTGGCATGGCTGAAGGCGAAGAGTTGCAGCATCCATGGCTGAACCGCTCCGTAGAAACAGCGCAGAAGCGTGTGGAGCAGCGGAACTATGGCTGGCGCAAGCGCGTGCTGGAATACGATGACGTGATGAACCAGCAGCGTGAGGTGGTCTATGAGTGGCGCAATGACGTGCTCGAAAGCAATGACCCACGCCTGCTCATCAATGAATCTGTGGAAAAGGGCCTCAAGGAGCGTCTGGAAGAATTCCTGCCGAAGGAAAAAGGCAGCGACATGGAGCCAGATTACGAAAACTTGGTTCAGTGGATCAATGCCACAGTGCCGATCGGCCTGCGTGAGTTTGATGATGAATTCAAGGCGCTGGATTTCGATGCCCAGGCTGAATGGCTGAAGGAAAAGATCTTTGCCGCTTACGATATCAAAGTCAGCGGGGCCAATCCGCAGGCCCTACAAGAGATCGAGAAGATGATCCTGCTCAATGCCATCGACCGTCTGTGGCAGGAGCACCTGTATGCTCTGGATGCCCTGAAGGAAGGCATCAGCCTGCGCAGTTATGGCCAGAAGGATCCGCTCATCGAATTCAAGCAGGAGGCATTCACCATCTTCTCCGAGCTGATGCGCAACATCAATGGCGAGGTGGTTAACAACCTCTTCCGCAGCACGCAGCAGCTGGCCGCGTTTGAGCAGTTCCTGGCTCAGATCGCCATGATGCAGCAGGGAGGCGGCGGTCTCCCCGGCGCACAGGCTAACGTGCCACCGCTGCAAGAGGCAGCCGAGGCTCCTAAACCGAAGCCGCACAATCCGAGCAGCGATGGCCCAAAGCTGATCCTGCCCAGTGCCATGGCCCAGAAAAAGCCCCTGGCTAATGTCGGCCGCAATGACGCCTGCCCCTGCGGCAGCGGGAAAAAATTCAAGAACTGCTGCGGACGCACGGCCTAA
- a CDS encoding iron-sulfur cluster assembly scaffold protein: protein MNESTLQTALSNPQNLGEMPDADAVGTVGSPDCGDMVRMWLKYKDQDGRKVIDKASFQSFGCQTAIAVASLATELIRGKTKEEALQMSAAELSAPLGPLPPMKIHCGQMVEGALKAALEAESGVASPALSTSPSQPLGPTLVDSLNAAGKTAGKIKIVLES, encoded by the coding sequence ATGAACGAATCCACCCTCCAGACTGCTCTTTCCAATCCGCAAAACCTTGGCGAGATGCCGGATGCGGATGCCGTGGGGACCGTCGGCTCTCCAGATTGCGGTGACATGGTGCGCATGTGGCTGAAGTATAAAGATCAGGATGGGCGCAAGGTGATTGATAAGGCCAGCTTTCAAAGCTTCGGCTGCCAGACCGCGATTGCCGTGGCCAGTCTTGCCACAGAGTTGATCCGTGGAAAAACGAAGGAAGAAGCCTTGCAGATGAGTGCGGCTGAACTGAGCGCTCCCTTGGGGCCGCTGCCGCCGATGAAGATTCATTGCGGCCAGATGGTGGAAGGCGCGCTCAAAGCTGCGCTGGAGGCTGAATCTGGTGTCGCGAGTCCTGCGTTGAGCACAAGCCCTTCACAGCCCCTTGGCCCGACTCTGGTGGACAGCCTGAATGCGGCTGGCAAGACCGCCGGGAAGATCAAAATCGTCCTGGAAAGCTGA
- the efp gene encoding elongation factor P: MASTPVINLRKGHAVRYNNEVCLVSDFELKTPPRMASYVQMSVRTLSTGKVYNLRMTSNESLEAVNLNREPHEYSYKDGEDYHFMHPETFEDVILMESQVKNAKDYLIEGQKYTVQFADDIVIGIELPPSVIMTVTESPEGVKGDSANNVYKAAKLETGLVVQVPLFIGPGDKISVKTEDNSYLGRSN, translated from the coding sequence ATGGCATCAACCCCAGTCATCAACCTCCGCAAGGGGCACGCGGTTCGTTATAATAACGAAGTCTGCCTCGTCTCTGATTTCGAACTCAAGACGCCTCCTCGCATGGCGTCTTATGTGCAGATGTCCGTCCGCACCCTCAGCACGGGTAAAGTGTACAACCTTCGCATGACCTCCAACGAGTCGCTCGAAGCCGTGAACCTGAACCGCGAGCCACATGAGTACAGCTACAAGGACGGTGAAGATTACCACTTCATGCATCCTGAGACGTTCGAAGACGTGATCCTCATGGAATCCCAGGTGAAAAACGCCAAGGATTACCTCATCGAAGGCCAAAAGTACACGGTCCAGTTCGCGGATGACATCGTCATCGGTATCGAACTGCCACCCTCCGTGATCATGACTGTCACCGAATCTCCTGAAGGCGTCAAAGGCGACTCCGCGAACAACGTTTACAAAGCAGCCAAACTGGAAACCGGACTCGTCGTTCAGGTTCCTCTGTTCATTGGCCCTGGCGATAAAATCAGCGTCAAGACCGAAGACAACAGCTACCTCGGCCGCTCCAACTAA
- the lpxB gene encoding lipid-A-disaccharide synthase, giving the protein MTSIYIIAGEVSGDTHGAGLIKELLVLDPEVKITGLGGPRMKEIAGHGIEDWVETAGVVGLWEVLKMYSYFKQKFTATVTSILTQQPAAVILVDYPGFNLRVAKDLRTKGYTGKIIYYISPQVWAWKKGRVKTMAKVLDLMICIFPFEKDFYEKSGLPTEFSGHPMVDRVVALRRNWERERALVGWFPGSRLNEVKRLFPIMLQAALAIRMMHPQVRFAVSAANETLAGHLRQMADDAGMPEAKTWIETGTVYDLMQRAQVGAVASGTATLEAACFGLPYALVYQVNLLTYIAAKTVVRIKNIGIVNVLAKRDIVKELVQGRLNSDTLAAEMVDLLTNDVRRRDLQEDLAEVVATLGHGGAYRRAAQAVIGALTA; this is encoded by the coding sequence ATGACATCCATTTACATCATCGCCGGTGAAGTCAGCGGGGACACCCATGGCGCGGGGCTTATCAAAGAACTGCTGGTCCTCGATCCTGAGGTGAAAATCACCGGGCTGGGTGGACCGCGCATGAAGGAGATCGCGGGTCACGGCATTGAGGACTGGGTGGAGACTGCCGGGGTGGTGGGACTGTGGGAGGTGCTGAAAATGTACTCCTATTTCAAGCAAAAGTTCACTGCCACCGTCACCTCCATTCTGACGCAGCAGCCCGCTGCCGTCATCCTGGTGGATTACCCCGGCTTCAATCTGCGCGTGGCCAAAGACCTGCGAACGAAAGGTTACACCGGGAAGATCATCTATTACATCAGCCCCCAGGTCTGGGCCTGGAAAAAGGGCCGTGTGAAAACCATGGCCAAGGTGCTGGATCTGATGATCTGCATCTTCCCCTTCGAAAAAGACTTCTATGAAAAAAGCGGCCTGCCTACTGAATTCAGCGGGCATCCCATGGTGGACCGCGTTGTGGCCCTGCGGCGGAACTGGGAGCGTGAGCGTGCCCTGGTGGGCTGGTTTCCTGGCAGCCGCTTGAATGAAGTGAAGCGTCTTTTTCCCATCATGCTCCAGGCCGCCCTGGCCATCCGCATGATGCATCCGCAGGTCCGTTTCGCCGTTTCGGCAGCCAATGAAACACTGGCCGGTCACCTGCGCCAAATGGCCGATGACGCTGGCATGCCCGAGGCGAAAACATGGATCGAGACCGGTACGGTCTATGATCTCATGCAGCGTGCCCAGGTTGGCGCTGTGGCCAGTGGCACAGCCACGCTGGAGGCAGCCTGTTTTGGCCTGCCCTATGCCCTGGTTTACCAGGTGAATCTCCTCACCTACATCGCGGCCAAGACCGTCGTCCGCATCAAAAACATCGGCATCGTGAATGTGCTGGCCAAGCGGGATATCGTCAAAGAACTCGTCCAGGGGCGGCTCAATTCGGATACCTTGGCGGCTGAAATGGTGGACCTGCTGACCAATGACGTCCGTCGCCGCGATCTGCAGGAAGACCTGGCCGAAGTCGTGGCCACACTCGGTCACGGCGGGGCTTATCGCCGCGCCGCCCAGGCGGTCATCGGTGCCCTCACGGCATAG
- a CDS encoding AbrB/MazE/SpoVT family DNA-binding domain-containing protein, whose protein sequence is MKLTKQAVTDTFGVMTITAKGQVTIPQALRNRYSLRPGTQVEFLPMEDGLHLVTQKAQRHSKPIVDAWLAKATGSATTALTTDALMKMTRGED, encoded by the coding sequence ATGAAGTTGACCAAGCAGGCTGTTACCGATACTTTTGGAGTCATGACCATCACTGCCAAAGGCCAGGTGACCATTCCTCAAGCCCTGAGGAATCGCTACAGCCTGCGTCCCGGCACCCAGGTGGAGTTTCTTCCGATGGAAGACGGATTGCATCTCGTTACTCAAAAAGCGCAGCGGCATTCAAAACCCATCGTTGATGCTTGGCTGGCCAAGGCGACAGGGTCCGCCACAACTGCTTTGACAACAGATGCTCTCATGAAGATGACACGCGGGGAGGACTGA
- a CDS encoding Gfo/Idh/MocA family protein, whose translation MESAAQPFRIGVAGVGAIGKNHARIMAEIASRSAGAVTFAAVYDADPARAAEFAAQYGTQAASDLADFASRVDAATVAVPTIYHRRVAEPLMEKGVHVMVEKPISESYAEAQALIELAQAKNVILQVGHIERFNPVLRQLEERMDQPRFIEVHRLSPFPNRSMDIGVVLDVMIHDIEIVLHLVKSPLVQIDAVGIPVLTKREDIANARFKFANGCIANITASRISPEKMRKIRVFQQDSYLSLDYQEQSGWIYKKDGMQIVREAVEVEKDEPLKLEINAFVECSRHGKRPVVTGQEGAEAVRIALEITDQIEKNAALGAN comes from the coding sequence ATGGAATCAGCAGCCCAACCTTTCCGCATCGGCGTGGCCGGTGTGGGTGCCATCGGTAAAAATCATGCCCGCATCATGGCGGAGATCGCCAGCCGCAGTGCGGGGGCCGTCACCTTTGCCGCCGTGTATGACGCGGACCCGGCGCGCGCGGCCGAATTCGCCGCACAGTATGGCACCCAGGCCGCCAGCGATCTGGCCGACTTCGCCTCCCGTGTGGATGCCGCCACCGTGGCCGTGCCCACCATCTATCACCGCCGCGTGGCCGAGCCCCTCATGGAAAAAGGAGTCCATGTGATGGTGGAAAAACCCATCAGCGAATCCTATGCCGAAGCCCAGGCTCTGATTGAACTGGCTCAGGCCAAAAACGTCATCCTCCAGGTCGGCCACATCGAGCGGTTCAACCCGGTGCTGCGCCAGCTCGAAGAGCGCATGGACCAGCCTCGTTTCATCGAGGTCCACCGCCTCTCCCCCTTCCCCAATCGCAGCATGGACATCGGCGTTGTGCTGGATGTAATGATCCACGACATTGAAATCGTACTGCACCTGGTGAAGTCCCCGCTGGTTCAAATCGATGCCGTGGGCATCCCCGTACTGACCAAGCGCGAGGACATCGCCAACGCCCGTTTCAAATTTGCCAACGGCTGCATCGCCAACATCACCGCCAGCCGCATCAGCCCGGAGAAGATGCGCAAAATTCGCGTCTTCCAGCAGGACAGCTACCTCTCCCTGGACTACCAGGAACAAAGCGGCTGGATCTACAAAAAAGACGGCATGCAGATCGTCCGCGAAGCCGTCGAAGTGGAAAAAGACGAGCCATTGAAGCTAGAAATCAACGCCTTCGTCGAATGCTCCCGCCACGGCAAACGCCCCGTCGTCACGGGCCAGGAAGGCGCAGAAGCCGTCCGCATCGCCTTGGAAATCACCGACCAGATTGAGAAGAATGCTGCACTTGGTGCAAACTGA
- a CDS encoding alpha/beta hydrolase translates to MLFRLSLTAALAGSLLASAAEPQVRIEKNTSYLPEGRAEKADLYLPVEDGKKHPAVVIIHGGGWAGGVKDAKREINIGTTLAGQGYVCMSIEYFLHSAESEQPCWPQNLHDCKTAVRWLRANAERLKVDADHIGVIGGSAGGHLASMVGVTQAKDGLDPAGPYGEYSCQVNCVVDMYGPTDLVVRNKDLTPLRATLAENPELYRQFSVTTHLDKDDPPFLILHGTADKTVDLSQSEILAKALAEKGIEHHLEVIPGAPHTFHLQPKEKDLRPLVIAFFDKHLKPAAK, encoded by the coding sequence ATGCTTTTCCGTCTTTCCTTAACCGCCGCTCTCGCTGGCAGCCTCCTCGCCTCCGCCGCGGAGCCTCAGGTGCGCATTGAAAAAAACACCTCTTATTTGCCGGAAGGCCGGGCTGAAAAAGCCGACCTGTATCTGCCAGTGGAAGATGGGAAAAAACATCCCGCCGTGGTCATTATCCATGGTGGTGGCTGGGCCGGCGGGGTCAAGGATGCCAAGCGTGAGATCAACATCGGCACGACTCTGGCTGGCCAGGGATATGTGTGCATGAGCATTGAATATTTCCTCCATTCTGCGGAGAGCGAGCAGCCCTGCTGGCCTCAGAATTTGCATGATTGCAAGACGGCAGTGCGCTGGCTGCGGGCCAATGCGGAGCGGCTGAAGGTGGACGCGGACCACATCGGCGTCATCGGTGGCTCGGCAGGCGGGCACCTGGCCAGCATGGTCGGTGTGACCCAGGCCAAGGACGGTCTGGACCCCGCTGGACCGTATGGAGAATATTCCTGTCAGGTAAATTGCGTGGTGGATATGTATGGGCCTACGGACCTGGTCGTGCGGAACAAAGACCTCACACCGCTGCGGGCCACCCTGGCGGAAAATCCTGAGCTTTACCGCCAGTTTTCCGTCACCACGCATCTGGACAAGGACGATCCCCCATTCCTGATCCTGCACGGCACGGCGGATAAAACGGTGGACCTCAGTCAGTCAGAGATCCTGGCCAAAGCCTTGGCGGAAAAGGGCATCGAGCATCATCTGGAGGTCATTCCCGGTGCCCCACACACCTTCCATCTTCAGCCAAAGGAAAAGGACTTGCGTCCGCTGGTGATTGCCTTTTTTGACAAACATCTGAAGCCCGCAGCCAAGTGA
- a CDS encoding YggS family pyridoxal phosphate-dependent enzyme gives MSDIADRLQEIRDRLTKSAERAGRKPEEVDLLAVSKTYPVETIHEAVDAGQILFGENRVQEVLLKQPQLPGKLQWHLIGPLQSNKVRKVLPLVQMIHAVDSVDIAKDINRIGGELGLHPKVLIEINVAAESSKHGFTPSAIRAQLDALYELDRLYIQGVMCIPPFDPVAEKSRRYFKMLREIRDELEKLGGAPLPVLSMGMSHDFEVAIEEGATIVRVGSAIFGARGK, from the coding sequence ATGTCTGACATTGCCGACCGTCTCCAGGAAATCCGGGATCGCCTAACCAAATCTGCCGAACGCGCTGGCCGCAAGCCGGAGGAGGTGGATCTGTTGGCCGTCTCCAAAACCTATCCAGTGGAAACTATCCATGAGGCGGTGGATGCGGGTCAGATCCTTTTTGGGGAAAACCGGGTGCAGGAGGTCCTGCTGAAGCAGCCGCAACTTCCAGGGAAATTGCAATGGCATCTCATCGGCCCTTTGCAGTCCAACAAAGTGCGCAAGGTGCTGCCACTGGTGCAGATGATCCACGCAGTGGACTCCGTGGACATTGCGAAGGACATCAACCGCATCGGCGGGGAACTGGGCCTGCATCCCAAGGTGCTGATCGAGATCAATGTGGCAGCGGAATCTTCAAAGCATGGTTTCACGCCATCCGCTATCCGGGCGCAGTTGGATGCCCTGTATGAGCTGGACCGTCTTTATATCCAGGGCGTGATGTGCATCCCGCCTTTTGATCCGGTGGCTGAAAAGAGCCGCCGGTATTTTAAGATGCTGCGGGAGATCCGTGACGAACTGGAAAAACTGGGCGGTGCACCGCTGCCCGTCCTTTCCATGGGCATGAGCCATGACTTTGAAGTGGCCATTGAAGAAGGCGCCACCATCGTCCGCGTAGGCAGTGCCATTTTCGGAGCACGGGGAAAGTAA
- the folP gene encoding dihydropteroate synthase, whose translation MNFHWRIHGLDHDLTQRGLVMGIVNVTPDSFSDGGRYLDTGRAVEHALTLVAEGADILDIGGESTRPGADPVEEAEELKRVLPVIRALRSETKTLISIDTMKANVARAALEAGADIINDVTGLRGDPMMLRVAAETEAGLVVMHMIGTPRTMQKQPEYGDVVAEVQAYFAERLRILAELGIAPERVVLDPGFGFGKTLEHNIALMKALPTLAVQGRPVLVGISRKSMISKLLETDDVDDREWPTVALTSHTRELGARIVRVHEVKPNVEAMRMTEAILGQ comes from the coding sequence ATGAACTTCCATTGGCGCATTCACGGACTGGACCACGACCTCACCCAGCGCGGTCTCGTCATGGGCATTGTCAATGTAACCCCGGATTCCTTTTCCGATGGTGGTCGCTATCTGGATACGGGCCGGGCCGTGGAACATGCGCTGACTTTGGTAGCAGAGGGAGCTGATATCCTGGACATCGGCGGAGAGTCCACCCGTCCTGGGGCTGACCCGGTGGAGGAAGCGGAAGAATTGAAACGCGTGCTACCCGTGATCCGTGCCTTGAGATCGGAAACTAAGACGCTCATTTCCATTGATACCATGAAGGCCAATGTGGCGCGTGCGGCTCTGGAGGCGGGGGCGGACATCATCAATGATGTCACTGGTCTGCGGGGAGATCCGATGATGCTGCGGGTGGCTGCGGAGACGGAGGCGGGGCTGGTGGTCATGCACATGATCGGCACGCCGCGTACGATGCAAAAGCAGCCTGAATATGGAGACGTGGTGGCGGAAGTGCAGGCTTATTTCGCCGAGCGGCTGCGTATTCTCGCGGAGCTGGGCATCGCCCCAGAGCGTGTGGTTTTGGACCCTGGATTTGGCTTTGGTAAGACGCTGGAACACAACATCGCCCTGATGAAAGCCCTGCCCACTCTGGCCGTGCAGGGCCGCCCCGTGCTGGTGGGCATCTCCCGCAAGAGCATGATCAGTAAGCTGCTGGAAACCGATGACGTGGACGACCGGGAGTGGCCGACCGTGGCCCTGACCTCCCACACACGAGAGCTGGGAGCACGTATCGTCCGCGTGCATGAGGTGAAACCCAACGTGGAAGCCATGCGCATGACAGAGGCAATTTTGGGGCAATGA